A genomic stretch from Theobroma cacao cultivar B97-61/B2 chromosome 4, Criollo_cocoa_genome_V2, whole genome shotgun sequence includes:
- the LOC18600941 gene encoding lysine histidine transporter 1: protein MGTQGPPQEQLETNTPSTIDEKLAKQKDIDAWLPITSSRNAKWWYAAFHNVTAMVGAGVLSLPYAMSHLGWGPGIVIMILSWIITLYTLWQMVEMHEMVPGKRFDRYHELGQQAFGEKLGLYIVVPQQLICEVSVDIVYMVTGGKSLQKIHDLACKNHCKDIKLTSFIAIFASVHFVLAHLPNFNSISGVSLAAAVMSLSYSTIAWTASVHKGVQPDVQYGYKATTTPGTFFGFLNALGDVAFAYAGHNVVLEIQATIPSTPEKPSKGPMWRGVVVAYIVVGLCYFPVAFIGYYMFGNNVEDNILISLQKPTWLIIAANMFVVIHVIGSYQLYAMPVFDMIETLLVKKFHFRPTRTLRFVTRNLYVAATMFVGMTFPFFGGLLGFFGGFAYAPTTYFLPCIIWLAIYKPKRFGLSWCINWICIILGVLLMTLAPIGGLRNIILQAKGYHFYS, encoded by the exons ATGGGGACTCAAGGACCTCCTCAGGAGCAGCTCGAAACCAATACCCCAAGCACC ATAGACGAAAAGCTAGCAAAGCAGAAGGACATTGATGCTTGGCTTCCAATTACTTCTTCAAGAAATGCAAAATGGTGGTACGCAGCATTCCACAATGTTACTGCTATGGTTGGTGCTGGAGTCCTCAGTCTTCCTTATGCCATGTCACATCTTGGATG GGGTCCTGGCATTGTAATTATGATCCTGTCATGGATCATCACTCTATACACTCTCTGGCAAATGGTTGAGATGCATGAGATGGTTCCTGGGAAGAGGTTTGATCGATACCATGAGCTGGGGCAGCAAGCCTTTGGGGAGAAGCTCGGACTTTACATTGTGGTTCCTCAACAACTAATCTGTGAAGTTAGTGTTGACATAGTCTACATGGTTACTGGTGGAAAATCACTGCAGAAAATCCATGATCTAGCCTGCAAGAATCACTGCAAAGATATCAAATTAACATCTTTTATCGCGATATTTGCCTCTGTCCATTTTGTACTCGCCCACCTCCCTAACTTTAACTCCATCTCAGGGGTCTCTTTGGCTGCAGCAGTCATGTCTTTGAG TTACTCTACCATAGCCTGGACAGCTTCTGTTCACAAGGGTGTCCAGCCAGATGTGCAATATGGCTACAAAGCCACCACCACACCTGGAACATTCTTTGGTTTCTTGAATGCATTAGGCGATGTAGCTTTTGCCTATGCTGGACACAACGTGGTCTTGGAGATCCAAGCAACCATCCCTTCGACGCCGGAGAAGCCTTCCAAGGGGCCAATGTGGAGAGGAGTGGTCGTTGCCTATATTGTTGTGGGCTTGTGCTACTTCCCTGTTGCCTTCATCGGGTACTATATGTTTGGCAACAATGTTGAGGACAACATCCTCATCTCATTGCAGAAACCAACGTGGCTTATCATTGCAGCAAACATGTTCGTTGTGATCCATGTGATTGGAAGCTATCAG CTATATGCCATGCCTGTTTTTGACATGATAGAAACTTTGCTGGtaaagaaatttcattttagaCCAACTAGAACGCTTCGATTTGTCACCCGCAATCTGTATGTTG CTGCCACCATGTTCGTAGGTATGACTTTTCCGTTCTTTGGTGGCCTTCTTGGATTCTTTGGAGGATTTGCTTATGCACCAACAACCTATTTT CTCCCTTGCATCATATGGCTTGCTATCTACAAACCAAAGAGGTTTGGGTTATCTTGGTGTATCAACTGG aTCTGTATCATACTCGGCGTCCTGTTAATGACTCTAGCTCCCATTGGAGGTTTGAGGAATATCATACTTCAAGCCAAGGGTTACCATTTCTACTCTTAA
- the LOC18600937 gene encoding 60S ribosomal protein L2, mitochondrial — translation MALWRCRTASWNLLNKLLHPPSRLPCSNFSSVAADVNNQSMIENMKRELLHLDINSQIGSCMPLAAMRIGTIIHNIEVNPGQGGKLVRAAGTSAKILKEPKSRYCLVRMPSGVEKLIDSRCRATVGMVSNPSHGAKKLRKAGQSRWLGRRPTVRGVAMNPIDHPHGGGEGRSKSSGSYGKTSRTPWGKPCKCGYKTASSKRRK, via the exons ATGGCTTTATGGAGATGTCGCACGGCTTCATGGAATCTCCTCAACAAGCTTCTTCATCCACCGTCTCGCCTTCCCTGTAGCAATTTCTCCTCTG TTGCGGCTGATGTTAATAATCAATCAATGATTGAGAATATGAAGAGAGAGTTACTTCATCTTGACATTAATTCACAAATTGGAAGTTGTATGCCACTTGCTGCTATGCGAATTGGAACGATTATCCACAACATTGAGGTGAACCCGGGTCAAGGTGGAAAGCTAGTCCGCGCGGCTGGAACCTCAGCCAAGATCCTCAAAGAGCCGAAATCGAGGTACTGTCTCGTTAGAATGCCATCGGGTGTTGAAAAGTTGATTGATTCTCGTTGTAGGGCAACAGTTGGTATGGTGTCAAATCCTAGCCATGGAGCTAAGAAGCTTAGGAAGGCTGGACAGAGTCGGTGGTTGGGTAGGAGGCCAACAGTGAGGGGAGTGGCGATGAATCCAATTGATCATCCTCATGGTGGTGGTGAGGGTCGGAGTAAAAGTAGCGGCAGTTATGGGAAGACTTCGCGAACACCTTGGGGCAAGCCTTGTAAGTGTGGGTATAAGACTGCTTCCAGCAAGCGCAGAAAGTAG
- the LOC18600942 gene encoding uncharacterized protein LOC18600942 encodes MDTTLSFPIPNLPLFLSMFLIIYVVAYFFVFRNWSPKIRPEASSCLISLFHGTPAVFLATFAIFSDQNRGFSSSNTKTQNLVLDYSIAYFLTDLLHYIIFFPSDVLFIGHHSATLFVFITCRHMVFHGAYAILSLLVLAEVTSFCQNVWTLATARRYDDELAAKVYVFLSPYFYSFYSVVRGIFGPFFVYQMGVFYISGRADHVIPRWLWISWLFVVVTAIGVSILWISNLWAELFKEKRAKLEKQL; translated from the coding sequence ATGGATACTACCCTTTCCTTCCCAATCCCAAATCTCCCTTTGTTTTTGTCCATGTTTTTGATAATATATGTCGTTGCTTACTTCTTTGTTTTCCGAAACTGGAGTCCCAAGATCCGTCCAGAAGCTTCTTCCTGCTTAATCTCTCTTTTCCACGGCACACCAGCTGTTTTCTTAGCCACTTTTGCAATCTTTTCCGACCAAAACCGTGGATTTTCctcatcaaacacaaaaacCCAGAATTTAGTTTTGGATTATAGCATTGCTTATTTTCTTACAGATCTCCTTCACTACATTATCTTCTTCCCTTCAGACGTCCTTTTCATAGGCCATCATTCGGCCACTCTCTTTGTTTTCATCACTTGCCGCCACATGGTCTTTCATGGCGCGTATGCTATACTCTCTCTTTTGGTTTTAGCTGAAGTCACCAGCTTTTGCCAGAATGTTTGGACTTTGGCAACTGCAAGGAGGTACGATGATGAGTTGGCTGCAAAGGTTTATGTCTTTTTGTCTCcttatttttattccttttataGTGTTGTTAGAGGGATTTTTGGTCCATTTTTTGTGTACCAAATGGGAGTGTTTTATATAAGTGGGAGAGCTGATCATGTGATTCCTAGATGGCTTTGGATTTCTTGGTTGTTTGTTGTCGTTACAGCTATTGGTGTTAGTATTCTTTGGATTTCCAATTTGTGGGCTGAGTTGTTTAAAGAGAAAAGGGCTAAATTGGAGAAGCAATTATGA
- the LOC18600939 gene encoding ankyrin-1 translates to MPPTYFPLRWESTGDQWWYASPIDWAAANGHYDLVRELLRIDGNHLIKLTSLRRIRRLETVWDDEEQFDDVAKCRSQVARKLFLECGSKKAKNSLIRAGYGGWLIYTAASAGDLGFVQELLERNPLLVFGEGEYGVTDILYAAARGKNSEVFRLLYDFAVSPRFLTAKGEGFEERIEEIPSVYKWEITNRAVHAAARGGNLKILKELLSDYTDVLAYRDKRGSTVLHAAAGRGQVEVVKNLVSSFDIIDSVDDQGNTALHIAAYRGQAAVVEALILASPSLIPVRNKTGETFLHLAVSGFQTPAFRRVDRQIDLMKQIVDAKSFNMEDIINAKNNDGRTALHMAIIGNVHTDLVELLMSAQSINVNIRDANGMTPLDLLRQRPRSASSDILIRHLISAGGMFGCQDYTARRAIASHLKLQGHGSSPGASFRISDTEIFLYTGVETTSDASDVGSGGRSRSSSTDFDSADEKRKPSVDKKPGSMNNAAQRLKSVLHWPRLKEKETKRFKKSINEGCSEETPIPLRQRFSKPASLPNNKRTLSVRSNQSSPIAKKKLASGIMQGVMQAMPQLTIPRRSRSSSFSKSSLSSPSSLDKQKGIFIETDIAGPSCSNPTVDNEKPNTIEKQGSTKKGLRSQYFCFGGSGLAVKTPVSRQMQKQTVNPAMVSMA, encoded by the exons ATGCCTCCTACATATTTCCCTCTTCGCTGGGAAAGCACTGGAGACCAATGGTGGTATGCTTCTCCCATAGATTGGGCAGCAGCGAATGGCCACTATGACTTGGTCCGGGAGCTTCTTCGGATAGATGGCAATCACCTCATCAAGCTTACCTCTTTGAGGAGGATCCGTCGCCTTGAGACTGTCTGGGATGATGAAGAACAGTTTGATGATGTTGCTAAGTGTCGTTCTCAAGTTGCTAGGAAGCTTTTTCTCGAATGCGGAtcaaagaaagcaaagaaTTCCCTTATCAGAGCTGGATATGGTGGATGGCTTATATACACTGCTGCCTCTGCTGGAGACTTGGGTTTCGTTCAAGAACTTCTTGAAAGAAACCCTCTACTTGTTTTTGGAGAGGGGGAGTATGGTGTTACTGATATTCTTTATGCTGCTGCCAGGGGTAAAAACTCTGAGGTTTTCAGGCTTTTATATGACTTTGCAGTCTCACCAAGGTTTTTGACAGCTAAAGGTGAAGGCTTTGAGGAGCGCATTGAGGAAATTCCTTCTGTTTATAAGTGGGAGATAACAAACAGAGCTGTTCATGCTGCTGCTAGAGGaggaaatttgaagattttgaaggaGCTTCTCAGTGACTACACAGACGTTTTGGCTTATAGAGATAAGCGTGGTTCAACTGTATTACATGCTGCTGCTGGCAGAGGCCAGGTTGAG GTGGTTAAAAATCTTGTCTCATCTTTTGATATCATCGACTCCGTAGATGATCAAGGCAACACAGCTTTGCATATTGCTGCTTACAGGGGCCAAGCAGCAGTTGTTGAGGCTTTGATTCTTGCATCTCCCTCGTTGATCCCTGTAAGAAACAAGACTGGAGAAACATTTCTCCATTTGGCAGTGTCCGGTTTCCAAACTCCTGCTTTTAGAAGAGTGGACCGACAGATTGATCTTATGAAGCAAATCGTAGATGCAAAAAGCTTCAACATGGAAGACATCATTAATGCCAAAAATAATGATGGAAGGACTGCTCTTCACATGGCCATCATTGGGAATGTTCATACTGACCTGGTTGAACTCCTGATGTCTGCACAATCAATTAATGTGAACATCCGTGATGCAAACGGAATGACTCCACTTGATCTTCTCAGACAAAGGCCCCGTTCTGCTTCGTCAGATATACTAATCAGACATTTGATTTCTGCTGGGGGAATGTTTGGTTGTCAGGATTACACTGCAAGAAGAGCAATTGCTTCCCACTTAAAGCTGCAAGGTCATGGAAGCAGTCCTGGAGCTTCTTTCAGAATATCCGACACTGAAATATTCTTGTATACAGGTGTTGAGACCACATCGGATGCCAGTGATGTAGGTAGCGGAGGAAGGAGTCGTTCATCCTCAACAGATTTTGACTCTGCGGATGAAAAGAGGAAGCCATCTGTTGATAAAAAGCCAGGTTCTATGAATAATGCTGCACAGCGATTGAAAAGTGTCCTCCACTGGCCCCGGCTGAAGGAGAAAGAGACTAAAAGATTTAAGAAATCAATAAACGAGGGTTGCTCAGAAGAAACTCCAATCCCACTTAGACAGAGATTTTCAAAGCCTGCATCACTTCCTAACAACAAGAGGACGCTTTCTGTGAGGAGTAATCAATCCAGTCCAATTGCAAAGAAGAAACTTGCTTCAGGGATAATGCAAGGTGTTATGCAAGCCATGCCACAGTTAACTATTCCTCGAAGATCTCGTTCGAGTTCATTTTCAAAGTCATCCCTTTCTTCTCCTAGCTCATTGGATAAACAAAAAGGAATTTTCATTGAAACTGATATTGCTGGACCATCTTGCTCCAATCCAACTGTTGATAATGAGAAACCAAACACAATTGAGAAGCAAGGGTCCACCAAAAAGGGGTTAAGGAGCCAGTATTTCTGTTTCGGAGGTTCAGGCCTGGCGGTGAAAACCCCAGTCAGCAGGCAGATGCAGAAGCAGACTGTCAACCCTGCCATGGTCTCAATGGCTTGA
- the LOC18600938 gene encoding 54S ribosomal protein L37, mitochondrial, translating into MALNHIRSVRSFIIAKEAVGVGHRRFAAGPGKAKKGSKGAASDAPKASILSKEVKSTTVVGANILKDGADPKIMPDSEYPDWLWHLLDKRPALSELRRKNIETLPYEDLKRFVKLDNRARIKENNAVKAKN; encoded by the coding sequence ATGGCATTAAATCACATCAGATCAGTGAGAAGTTTCATTATTGCCAAGGAGGCAGTTGGTGTGGGACATCGAAGGTTTGCTGCTGGGCCCGGCAAAGCCAAGAAGGGCTCTAAAGGTGCAGCCAGTGATGCTCCAAAAGCATCAATACTCAGCAAAGAAGTCAAGTCCACAACAGTGGTTGGTGCAAATATACTGAAGGATGGAGCAGATCCAAAGATCATGCCCGATTCTGAATACCCCGATTGGCTGTGGCATCTGCTTGACAAACGTCCTGCACTGAGTGAGCTAAGGAGGAAAAACATCGAAACACTCCCCTATGAAGATCTTAAACGCTTTGTCAAATTGGACAACCGAGCAaggataaaagaaaacaatgcAGTCAAGGCGAAAAACTGA
- the LOC18600940 gene encoding lysine histidine transporter 1 has protein sequence MGTQAPSDKDNARNDSFEEKLARQKAIDDWLPITSSRNAKWWYSAFHNVTAMVGAGVLGLPYAMSELGWGPGVVVLVLSWIITLYTLWQMVEMHEMVPGKRFDRYHELGQYAFGEKLGLYIVVPQQLIVEVGVCIVYMVTGGKSLKKFHDTVCSTCQSIKLTYFIMIFASVHFVLSHLPNFNSISGVSLAAAVMSLSYSTIAWGASVDKGVQPNVQYGYKAKTAAGTVFDFFGALGEVAFAYAGHNVVLEIQATIPSTPEKPSKGPMWRGVVVAYIVVALCYFPVALIGYWMFGNAVEDNILMSLEKPAWLIAMANMFVVIHVIGSYQIYAMPVFDMMETVLVKKLNFKPTRTLRFIVRNLYVAFTMFVGITFPFFGGLLGFFGGFAFAPTTYFLPCIMWLAIYKPRKFGLSWWTNWICIVLGVVLMVVSPIGGLRQIIIQAKHYEFYS, from the exons atGGGAACCCAAGCTCCTTCTGACAAAGATAATGCCCGGAACGACAGT tttgaagaaaaattagcAAGGCAGAAAGCAATTGATGATTGGTTGCCAATTACCTCATCAAGAAATGCAAAATGGTGGTACTCAGCTTTCCACAATGTCACTGCTATGGTTGGAGCTGGTGTCCTCGGTCTCCCCTATGCCATGTCAGAGCTTGGATG GGGTCCTGGCGTGGTTGTCCTAGTCCTATCATGGATTATTACCCTGTATACTCTATGGCAAATGGTTGAGATGCATGAGATGGTTCCAGGAAAACGTTTTGATAGATACCATGAACTGGGTCAATATGCCTTTGGTGAAAAACTTGGTCTCTACATTGTGGTGCCACAGCAGCTTATTGTTGAAGTTGGTGTCTGCATAGTATACATGGTTACCGGAGGCAAATCATTGAAGAAGTTCCATGACACCGTCTGCAGTACCTGCCAATCCATAAAACTTACCTATTTCATCATGATTTTTGCCTCTGTTCACTTTGTGCTGTCTCACCTTCCCAACTTCAACTCCATCTCTGGTGTCTCCTTGGCAGCGGCAGTCATGTCCTTGAG TTACTCTACGATTGCTTGGGGAGCTTCAGTGGATAAGGGTGTTCAGCCAAATGTGCAATATGGCTACAAAGCAAAGACAGCAGCAGGAACAGTGTTCGACTTCTTCGGTGCCTTGGGTGAAGTAGCTTTTGCCTATGCCGGGCACAATGTGGTGTTGGAGATCCAAGCAACAATCCCATCTACACCTGAGAAGCCATCAAAGGGACCCATGTGGAGAGGTGTTGTCGTTGCCTATATAGTTGTGGCCTTGTGCTACTTCCCTGTTGCTTTGATTGGGTATTGGATGTTCGGCAATGCTGTCGAGGACAACATCCTCATGTCATTGGAGAAACCAGCATGGCTCATTGCAATGGCTAACATGTTTGTTGTTATTCATGTTATTGGAAGCTACCAG ATTTATGCAATGCCAGTATTTGACATGATGGAAACTGTCCTAGTGAAGAAACTAAATTTCAAGCCTACTAGAACACTTCGATTCATTGTTCGCAATCTTTACGTCG CATTCACAATGTTTGTTGGCATCACCTTCCCTTTCTTCGGTGGTCTTCTTGGATTCTTTGGAGGATTTGCTTTTGCACCAACAACATACTTT CTCCCTTGCATCATGTGGCTTGCCATCTACAAACCAAGAAAGTTCGGCTTATCTTGGTGGACTAACTGG ATCTGCATTGTATTAGGTGTTGTCTTGATGGTAGTATCACCAATTGGAGGCTTGAGGCAAATCATCATTCAAGCCAAGCACTATGAATTTTACTCTTAA